In Sphingobacteriales bacterium, a single genomic region encodes these proteins:
- a CDS encoding carotenoid biosynthesis protein produces MKIQISKEYIWIFLLSVFYLVGLLGLSYSHAEKLFLSLTPVILLMSFFLLLAFQLGWSRKSVIIYLFIAISGFLVEVAGVKTGVIFGEYSYGKVLGPKVMETPLLIGINWLLLSVCTYSIISGFKMGVLLKIILSSFLMLAYDVVLEPAAIYTGMWNWEKTSVPVQNYIAWFIISFVFQAILNLGKVSPHNKLAKAVYLIQFFFFILLNIIVLN; encoded by the coding sequence TGGATTTTTCTGCTGTCAGTTTTTTATCTGGTAGGACTTTTAGGACTTTCATATTCTCATGCAGAGAAGCTATTTTTATCCCTGACTCCTGTTATTCTGTTGATGAGTTTCTTCTTATTGCTGGCTTTTCAGCTTGGGTGGAGTAGAAAGTCTGTTATCATTTATCTCTTTATAGCCATATCAGGTTTTCTGGTTGAAGTGGCTGGAGTGAAAACCGGAGTGATTTTTGGCGAATATTCCTATGGAAAAGTTTTAGGACCAAAAGTCATGGAAACGCCTTTATTGATTGGGATAAACTGGCTTTTATTATCTGTGTGTACCTATTCGATTATTTCAGGCTTTAAAATGGGAGTTTTATTGAAGATCATCCTGTCATCCTTTCTGATGCTTGCCTATGATGTTGTGCTTGAGCCGGCAGCCATTTATACAGGGATGTGGAATTGGGAAAAAACAAGCGTTCCCGTTCAGAACTATATCGCATGGTTTATCATTTCATTTGTTTTTCAGGCGATATTGAATCTGGGGAAAGTGTCTCCTCATAATAAACTGGCAAAAGCAGTTTATTTGATTCAGTTTTTCTTCTTTATCTTGTTGAATATTATTGTTTTGAATTAA